Proteins found in one Pseudomonas sp. P8_241 genomic segment:
- a CDS encoding AAA family ATPase: MLRTLAIENYRSLHNLQLSLGRLTVVTGANGSGKSNLYRALRLLSETVQEGVVHGIAREGGLDSCFWAGPEQSSASVLRGESSVEALRSHNAKRIRMGFAGTDFSYAMSLGLPEPDAGEAENLRTLFGRDPQIKREVIWSGPIFRPAAVLVERKGPAVRMREQRGWRTLTTQLPEFYSLFDTCGSIDCPEVETLRQTVRSWRFYDYFRTDIDAPARQPQLGTRTPILHGSGRDLAAALQTIREIGDPVRLDEAIDDAFKGAIMQVIVRDGLFVLSLRQPGMLRPLLASELSDGTLRYLLLVAALLTPRPPSLMVLNEPENSLHPDLLPALARLIAKVAIHSQVWIVSHSSRLVSALEQSSDCTSIELEKHLGRTRVIGQSGLLSGPVWNWPS, from the coding sequence GTGTTGCGCACATTGGCTATCGAAAACTACCGCTCGCTGCATAATTTGCAGCTTTCTCTCGGAAGGCTGACCGTAGTGACCGGCGCTAATGGCAGTGGCAAATCCAACCTTTACCGAGCATTACGCTTACTATCTGAAACGGTCCAGGAAGGTGTGGTTCATGGTATTGCACGTGAAGGAGGCCTTGATTCCTGTTTTTGGGCAGGGCCAGAACAGTCTTCAGCAAGCGTTCTACGCGGCGAGTCCTCTGTAGAGGCTCTGCGTAGCCATAATGCAAAACGTATACGTATGGGTTTTGCCGGCACGGATTTTAGCTATGCGATGAGCTTGGGTCTGCCGGAACCAGATGCGGGAGAAGCGGAAAATCTGCGTACCCTGTTTGGGCGCGATCCCCAGATAAAACGGGAGGTGATTTGGTCAGGTCCAATTTTCCGTCCCGCAGCCGTGCTTGTAGAACGCAAAGGACCCGCTGTGCGCATGCGTGAGCAAAGGGGTTGGCGGACGTTGACAACCCAACTTCCCGAGTTTTATAGCTTGTTCGACACATGCGGTTCTATTGACTGTCCTGAAGTCGAAACGTTACGCCAAACGGTGAGGAGTTGGCGTTTTTATGATTATTTCCGCACCGACATCGACGCACCAGCACGACAGCCGCAGCTTGGAACCCGTACTCCTATACTGCACGGCAGCGGTCGAGATCTCGCTGCTGCTTTGCAGACAATCCGCGAAATCGGTGATCCAGTGAGACTAGACGAGGCAATAGACGATGCTTTCAAGGGGGCGATAATGCAGGTCATAGTCCGGGACGGGTTGTTTGTCCTGTCATTGCGCCAACCTGGCATGCTGCGTCCATTGCTGGCGAGCGAACTCTCCGATGGTACCCTGAGATATCTGCTGCTAGTCGCAGCATTACTCACTCCACGCCCTCCGTCTCTAATGGTACTCAACGAACCGGAGAACAGCCTACATCCTGATTTGTTACCCGCATTGGCTCGATTAATAGCTAAAGTTGCTATTCATAGCCAAGTATGGATTGTTTCCCATTCTAGCCGTCTCGTCTCTGCTTTGGAGCAATCATCCGACTGCACGAGCATTGAACTAGAAAAGCACCTAGGCAGGACACGTGTAATAGGGCAAAGTGGGCTTCTGTCTGGACCGGTGTGGAATTGGCCATCATAG